The DNA region CTTCGCCATCTTTTTGCGGAATTGGCTTAGATTCGTATAGTTGATCGATTTATATTCAATATCGATTTTTTTGTCCGGGTTGTTCTCGACAACGTAGAAAATCGCCGCCGTTCCTTCCTTCAACTGTTTGTCCGCTAGACTCTCGACCGTTAAAGAGCGGATCTGTTCGTCCATAGAAGGCGCTTTGTAGTCGGGGCTGCTTTTATCCAGCGTTTTTGCTTCCACGACCACTTCGCCGGCCTTGTTCTTTAATGTATAGCTGGTCTTAGGCGCAGCCGCCGCCGCCGACACCGTTAACAGCATTCCGGCCAATACCAGCAGGCCAATTTTCCGTTTCAAGATGAATCGCTCCTTTGTTTTTGTTTTACTTGCGGATTCTTCACCGCGCTTCCAACCTATCCGAACTGACTGCTTCCCCCCTCCCTTTCACTACAAACAACGAACCAGGCACAAGTTAATGTGACAGGAATAATAACTCAACTTTCGCAGCAAAAATTCGGCAGACAAGCCTTGATGTAGCTGGGTAAAACAGCAATCCATTGTCGAAGTTGACGCTGAATTAGAGGGGGACAGTGTCTTCACGGCTTTTTGGGCTGCTTCGTTGATCAAGTCGAGCAAGCAACTGCTGTAAGGCAACCGGCCAATCGAGTGTGCCGACTTCGTCGCACAGCAAATAAAACAAGCCGCTGAAGGAGCGTGCGTTGGACTTTACCGGGTTCTTGTCTTGGTGTTCCTGCCTGCTGCCTGCCTTTGCACGATTATCCCCTTCATTCAGGAGCAGGGACCAGGGGGTGGGGGCTAGAGCAAGGGTTCCAAAAAAAGAGAAGAACAAAAAAGATGAGGAAAAAATGAGGCAGTTCAGATGAGATTTTCGGCTTGATAAAGGAACGTATGTTTGCTATAATGAAATAAATGGAATTTATGTTCGTGCATTCTTGATTCGGGAGGTAAGCGGATATGGAAGCCAATGCGGGAACGGAACTTCAGCCATTCAGCAGCCGTTTTAACAGCGAGCAGGCCTGCATGGAGGCGCTGATCGCGATGAAGTGGCCAAGCGGCTTCGTCTGCCCGCGCTGCGCTCACACCCGGTGCAGCCGTCTGACCTCCCGGCATATCCCCTTGTTCGAGTGCGGAAAGTGCAAGCATCAAACATCGCCTTTGGTCGGCACGATTTTTGAAGGAGCCAAGGTGTCCTTGCTCAAGTGGTTCGAAGCTCTGGATTTGTTCCTGCTGGAGGACGGCATCTCGGCGTTGCGGCTGCGCCAGGTGATCCGGGTCACCTATAAGACCGCCTGGTCGATGCTGCACAAAATACGCCATGCCGTGGAGGAGTTCGATGCCCGGGAACTGCTCTCCGGAGACGTGAAGGTGAACAGCGATCAGTATGGGCGTAATCCGTCCCGGTGTCAGCTTTCGTATCCGTACTCCTCGGCGGTCGTAGCCGGCTGCACGGTCACGGAGTCGGGCGAGCCGGAGCAGGTCAAAATCCGCCTGGTGCCGCATAAGCGGGGAGGCGAAAAGAGGGCAAACTGTCACGATCTAACCGCGTTTATTAGCGGGCATGTGGATGTCCATACATCGGCGGTGCAGTCGTTCCCTCAGGCCTTTCGGCTGTATGCGCCCTTGCGGAAAGTGGTGAGAGAGGCGTGGGAATCGCTGAAGAGTACGTATGGAGCCTTGGGACTGAAGCATCTGCAGGCGTACCTGAACGAGTACACCGTACGCCGCCGGTTGCGCCTGTCCGGAGGACGGCCCGGAGCGGAAGAAACGATGCGGCAGAAGTTGCTGCAAATGTGTGTGGCGATTCCGGCGATCCCTTACCGTAAGCTGATCGAACGCCAACCGAACCAGCCCCTTGCGGCTGCGGCCTGATCGGGACGCTGGAAACGATGGGGGGAGTTTGATGCAGGTCAACTTGATTGGTGTGGGTAAGTATGAACGGTAGGGGCATTGCTGCAGATGGAAGGGTTCAGGCTACAGCAAAATCACGGTCTTTTCGTTTCCCTCGCGTCCTATCCTTGATCTCCTGTCTTGATCTCTTGTCCGGTCTGTTTCACCTTCTCTAAACCTGATTTCTTCTCCTATGCCTGTCTAAATTATCTCGAACCTATCTGCTTCTCCACCAAATGTTTTCTTCTCCAGAGTTTGTCTGTTTCTCTGCTACCTGATCAACTCTCTGCTACCTGATCAAACGGGATAATCGTGCAAAGCCTCCGGACAGGGAGTGTTGATCTGCCGCCCATCCCACTTCCCTATTCTCAAAAATTCAACGCCCTTCCGTATAAGCAATAAATTGTATATTATGTCACTTTATTAGAATTTTCGGGAGGTTATAATACTTAACAAAAAATTCTGTCTAATGAGATTAGCGTGGAAACTTTGCTGCGTCAGTACCCGAAGTACAAAGATGAGGTTCTAAGGGAAATAAGCATCATCAAGGGCCGAAATCATTCGAATTTAATCGAGGCCATGATTGCTAAATATACTACAAGCGCAAAGATTGCCAGTAAGAAAATATTGAACAGCGGCTTGAACGAACAAACATTAAACGCTTTTCTGCCTGATATCATCAAGGCGCGATTTGCTATTTACTTGCTGGAACATTTAAGTATTGCAGCTTCATCTGAAAACGCAGCTAAATCCATAAGTTTCAATATTTGGGATGGAGCGATCTTGCAGCGGCTTTTATTCAGGAGAGCTTTTGAAAGAAAACCCGTTTCCATGGGTTTGTTCCGGCTTTTTTGGAGATTCGTCATACATAAGAAAATATTAATGCCCCTGGTCAACAAAAAAGGCATTTATTGCTTTTATTCGAAAGAATTGATTTCACAGCTTTCAAAAATCATTGGAGATAAAAAATGCCTTGAAATTGCCGCCGGTGACGGTACATTAACGAAGTTCATGAACGAAAAAGGCGTCGACTGCAAAGCAACCGACGACTATAGCTGGGGGCATTATATTGCTTACCCCGACTTTGTAGAGAAAGCCGACGCCCGAACCGCCCTGCGCAAATACAGCCCTCAAGCCGTTCTCTGTTCCTGGCCAGTTCCCCAAAACACTTATGAAAAGCATGTTTTCAAAACTAGCTCGGTTGAGCTTTATATCGTAATCGGCACCAACAACCCGCAACGCACAGGAGATTTCGAGTCGTATTATAGAGCCGATGACTTTACTATGGAATTAAGTGAAGAGTTAACCTCTCTCCTCTTACCTCCGTCAGATGAAAATGCGGTTTATATTTTTCGGAGGCGGTATAAGGCTCAAAACTGAAATCGGTACTTGGATAATCTCAATTGCCGCTTTAAGAGCGGTCTGTTTCTTCACCTCATAACATCGCCGGCCAATCTTTCCTGCGGATTTGCCTCGATTCCTTCTAAACGCTTTACAAATGTGGCTCTCCAGTTAACCGACAATTCTTCCACCTCGAGTATCTTTTTAATGCCTGCAAGACCGTCTTTCTCGTGATGCATGATCCGGTTTGCGTAAGAAACCGTGATTGATACGTCCGTTTCCAATAACCCCGAATCGTTAAGTTTTCTCAGAATGCACCATAATCCAACGTTTTCTGCAGTTCATTTTCCCAAAATGGATAGTGATCATAGGGGTAGACGCAAACGGCCTTTTCCCTGCCGCCGTGATGAACAAG from Paenibacillus macerans includes:
- a CDS encoding transposase — translated: MEANAGTELQPFSSRFNSEQACMEALIAMKWPSGFVCPRCAHTRCSRLTSRHIPLFECGKCKHQTSPLVGTIFEGAKVSLLKWFEALDLFLLEDGISALRLRQVIRVTYKTAWSMLHKIRHAVEEFDARELLSGDVKVNSDQYGRNPSRCQLSYPYSSAVVAGCTVTESGEPEQVKIRLVPHKRGGEKRANCHDLTAFISGHVDVHTSAVQSFPQAFRLYAPLRKVVREAWESLKSTYGALGLKHLQAYLNEYTVRRRLRLSGGRPGAEETMRQKLLQMCVAIPAIPYRKLIERQPNQPLAAAA